In a single window of the Pelodiscus sinensis isolate JC-2024 chromosome 18, ASM4963464v1, whole genome shotgun sequence genome:
- the EMILIN3 gene encoding EMILIN-3 translates to MSRTRGESLVWVVSYLCLGALGSLTDAKGTYYHAPAPVSYSNRYSLYTSGSSPQLSPGKPTGKHKSYCAYVVQRNVTCTLQDGVESYVKAEYHKCSWGPKCPGKVLYRTFFRPKYKIGYKTVTELAWRCCPGLMGEGCHDSPTDQPGLLPQRPSPKIPPGHKMFPGPRVPPHPQIHPEPFPSPKKNHYGRKMPGLFGDRLDRLEEEVRRLSQSYDSLHNMVSGLGDRLRLAIQEDTNKMIGSLMNSPSVPDSTVGFGVIPDGIVDVADKADIATYPPMGEILAKVTEVSDVLKTKTDLLDEVHGRVLDHDGQIKHLLESARPSPLTSIDMLEEYVDTRLSHLRAELLDGFEKKLVKIQSTCDFRIKEVQQQCEEEKAANLRLQQTLDGKELEIKKEISQLETQIQGLTVVESCCSNLNYLTERMDILEKGLHSISDSQKNLHSQLNGEFSTITLGSLIEGRLENLESRFNATERETGSCCSSLEDSMMGMVGSELDGVRTLFEDKMRTLEDRFMTIVGELNNVSAPAGVDGAVMPFLEGELANVRKQTDERLEGLQSRLITLESTCLLGCTSASKDVETFRTEIEDCQSKNQDLLLRMDSNNDLLRKLNATILDIQRRIEEEAASSLQGEITLLKINLNTVSKSLTGLQDSVSQYSNTMLHVNSSLDEHERKIEDEVHSLQEKVSDQGSQLIFSGRRVLNLKGDLERLKARIMNDLGHCKSAAQDLQKEVAQFDSRVAQVENMCGRLGAVTGSLDLIRDELEKHTGSLWGYMDHMNGTVAAHSQEITVLKDNLLDCQAKVMELAEQVFHLEGASERKQH, encoded by the exons ATGAGCAGGACACGTGGAGAATCTCTCGTCTGGGTTGTCTCCTACCTCTGCCTGGGGGCGCTGGGCTCCCTGACGGATGCCAAAGGGACCTATTACCACGCCCCGGCCCCCGTCTCCTACAGCAACCGCTACAGCCTCTATACCTCCGGATCTAGcccgcagctcagccccgggAAGCCCACGGGGAAGCACAA GAGCTACTGTGCCTACGTGGTGCAGAGAAATGTGACGTGCACCCTGCAGGACGGGGTGGAGAGCTACGTGAAGGCAGAGTATCACAAGTGCAGCTGGGGGCCCAAGTGCCCAGGGAAAGTCCT gtACCGCACCTTCTTCAGGCCCAAATACAAGATTGGCTACAAGACTGTGACTGAGCTGGCATGGAGGTGCTGCCCAGGACTCATGGGAGAAGGGTGCCATGACAGCCCCACCGATCAACCAGGCCTGTTACCTCAGAGACCCAGCCCTAAGATTCCTCCTGGCCACAAGATGTTTCCAGGCCCCAGAGTTCCTCCTCATCCCCAAATCCACCCCGAACCATTTCCAAGTCCAAAGAAGAACCATTATG GCAGAAAGATGCCTGGCCTCTTTGGAGACAGGCTGGACCGGCTGGAAGAGGAGGTCAGGCGCCTCTCGCAGTCCTACGACAGCCTGCACAACATGGTGAGCGGGCTGGGGGACCGCCTGCGTCTGGCCATCCAGGAGGACACCAACAAGATGATCGGGTCCCTGATGAACAGCCCAAGCGTGCCCGACTCCACGGTGGGTTTTGGGGTCATTCCTGATGGGATTGTGGATGTGGCTGACAAAGCAGACATCGCCACCTACCCACCCATGGGCGAGATCCTGGCCAAGGTGACTGAGGTGAGCGACGTGCTGAAGACCAAGACAGATTTGCTGGACGAGGTGCATGGCCGGGTCCTGGACCATGATGGGCAGATCAAGCACCTGCTGGAATCAGCTAGGCCATCACCCCTCACCTCCATTGACATGTTGGAGGAGTATGTCGACACCCGGCTGAGCCACCTGCGAGCAGAGCTTCTGGACGGCTTCGAGAAGAAGCTGGTGAAAATCCAGAGTACCTGCGACTTCAGGATTAaggaggtgcagcagcagtgCGAGGAGGAGAAAGCGGCCAACTTGCGGCTACAGCAGACCCTGGATGGCAAGGAACTGGAAATCAAGAAGGAGATCTCTCAGCTGGAAACCCAGATCCAAGGGTTAACAGTGGTGGAGAGCTGCTGCAGCAACCTGAACTACCTCACCGAGCGCATGGACATCCTGGAGAAGGGCCTGCACAGCATCTCGGACTCCCAGAAGAACCTGCACTCGCAGCTCAATGGTGAGTTCTCCACCATCACGCTAGGGAGCCTCATTGAAGGGCGCTTGGAGAACCTGGAGTCAAGGTTCAAtgccacagagagagagactggcagctgctgctccagcttggaGGATAGCATGATGGGCATGGTGGGGTCAGAGCTGGATGGCGTAAGGACCTTGTTTGAGGACAAAATGAGGACCTTGGAGGACAGGTTCATGACCATTGTAGGCGAGCTGAACAACGTCAGCGCCCCAGCAGGTGTGGATGGCGCCGTGATGCCCTTCCTAGAAGGGGAGCTTGCCAATGTGAGGAAGCAGACAGATGAGAGGCTGGAGGGGCTGCAGAGCCGGCTCATCACCCTGGAGAGCACCTGCTTACTGGGCTGCACCTCTGCTTCCAAAGACGTGGAGACTTTCCGGACAGAAATAGAAGACTGCCAGAGCAAGAACCAGGACCTGCTGCTCAGAATGGATAGTAACAACGACCTCCTGCGCAAGCTGAATGCCACCATCCTGGATATCCAGCGGCGCATCGAGGaggaggcagccagctccctacaAGGTGAGATCACCCTTCTCAAGATCAACCTAAACACGGTGAGCAAGTCCCTGACGGGGCTCCAGGACTCCGTCTCCCAGTACTCCAACACCATGCTGCACGTCAACTCTTCGCTGGATGAGCATGAGCGCAAGATAGAGGACGAGGTCCACTCCCTTCAGGAGAAGGTGAGCGACCAAGGCTCACAGCTCATCTTCAGTGGCAGGCGCGTCCTCAACCTGAAGGGCGACCTGGAGAGACTCAAAGCCAGGATCATGAATGACCTTGGCCACTGCAAGAGTGCCGCCCAGGACCTGCAGAAGGAGGTCGCCCAGTTTGACAGCCGGGTGGCCCAGGTGGAAAACATGTGCGGCAGGCTTGGGGCTGTGACCGGGAGCCTGGACCTCATCCGGGACGAGCTGGAGAAGCACACGGGCAGCCTGTGGGGCTACATGGACCACATGAATGGGACCGTGGCTGCCCACTCTCAGGAAATAACTGTGCTGAAGGACAACCTGCTGGACTGCCAGGCCAAAGTGATGGAGCTGGCCGAACAGGTCTTCCACTTGGAAGGTGCCTCAGAAAGGAAGCAGCATTAG